From the genome of Loxodonta africana isolate mLoxAfr1 chromosome 19, mLoxAfr1.hap2, whole genome shotgun sequence:
GGGAAGACTAGCTTACTGCacaacctttttaaaaaatattcatacaCTTCAACGCGCGCCTGTGGAGACGCTGGGAGAACAAGAGCTTGGAGACATCCCATCCGGGCCGTCGGGAGGTGGCGTCTTCCTGCGTCCACCCGTCCTCCGACGTCAGGGGTGCAGAGgggggagaaagtcctggctctTCGGTTGGAGGCAGGAGAACCGCCCAGCTTCCTAGTCCACGTTTGCCTTTTTCCTCTAAAACCTGTGCCGAGTCTTGGACCGCATGCACGGGAAGCACAAACGTTCGACTTGTATGCAAAAAAGGTACAAAAACAACTCGAATATAAAAGTTTTGGTAATATAAGGCCATCTGTTCAAGCCCACCTTGGAAACCTGTAACAGATATTTAAATACTACAGTGAAAAGGCATCttaatatacttttttaaaaacatctgAAGTCATCCACTAAGATTTaagtgtgtttaaaaaaaaaaaaaaaaagattcccttTGAGGGCACTTTGTCCAGTGAAGGGGGCCAGGGAGGGTTAATGCTTCAGCCACGGGTAGGCTTCGATGGAGGCCTTGCTGCGGTCCCCATAGTCATACAGGAGCTCCTCCCCGGCCGCAATGTCGCGGGACGCGATGAGGATGAGGTGAGGCACGCCGTCAATGTCGTGCAGTTTGGTCTGGCAGTTCCCACACTTGCTGTGATTGATCAGTCTCCCCAGGCGGTTCGTCTCTCGAGTGGCGTCCACACTGCGGGGGAGAGGGGGCCGCAGAGGATTGCATGGGTGAAGAGGCTTTGGAACCCAGGGAGAGGCATGTGCCAGGTGTGCTCTCGAGTCTGGGACAGTGTTGATTTATAACCGCATTTTTGGgagagcagttcaaacccaaaaAATATTTCTAGGAGCCTGGAGAGGCTCCGGATGGGGTGTTTTTGGCAGGGGTGGGAATGCAAAAGGCTCTTTATGGAGCCCTGTGAGGcaactgttaaaaaaaacaaaaaacagttgccttctAGTCcagtccgactcacagcgactcaacaggcagggacagagcagaactgtgctccatagggttttcaatggctgatttttcacaagaccttgtttctgaggcacctcggggcggacttgaactgccaaccttttttggttagcagctgagcacattaactatttgcaccacccagggactccaggcaaCTTTAGAGTTttacaaaacaaatgaacaaaaatcaGCTACTctgccaagtcttcagacagggattggactggactatgggatagacaatgatactggtgaggagtgagctttttggatcaagtagacacaggagactctgtgggcagctcctgtctggaggggagatagagggcagagggggtcagaagctggctgaatggacacgaagagagagaggagggcaggagtgtgctgtctcattagtgggagagcaattaggagtatatagtcaggtgtctataaatttttgtatgagactctgacttgatttgtaaactttcatttaaagcataattgaaaaaaaaaactcatcagcTACTCTGGCTGTGTGCAGAAAGGAGCGGGTGGCAATTTCCTAAGCGGCTGGGACCAAATGCCCTGAAGAGGGAAAGGCCAGATGAGTCGCCAGACAGGTTTTCACGTGACTTCTGCTTCTCGTCAGATGAGATGACACCCAGAACAGCTCCAATTCCAAATATTACAAATGGGAAGAGCTTTGGAAAAAGGTAATATGATCTAAGCAAGAACTCAACTGACACAAAGCACGGACCCTCCCTTGGGGTCAGGATGCTGTCAGGGGCTCTTGGGCTCCACAGCCTGTCCTTTCTTTTTGCCAGAAGGAGAAAGAGCCATTCAAAAGTGTTAGCAGACTTACCAGTAGGTTTTGCTCAGATACTGGAAATAGTACATGTAGCAGCCCGTGGAGGGGTCCTGGGCATACAGCGCCTCACGCTTCTTGGCGTCGGTGATCTCGATGAGGTCTCCGTGGTACTCCACCACAAACTCGCCCCGCAAGAACTGCTTGGTGGCGATCACTCCCCTGCCTTTGCCGTCGATGAGATCGATCTGCCGGGAGAGGATGAGAGAGGGGGCTGGTTAATAACAGCAAGAGATTCTGCCATGCACGGCCCGCTTCCTGGCTTCCCAGGGCTTGCCCTGCTTTATTTTAATGGCTTTACTGGGATGTGCAATAATATTCGCTCGTTTTAAGTGCACAGTTCAGTGGGTTTCAGTAACTGTATactgttgtgcagccatcaccacggCCCAGCTTTAGGATACTTTTATCACTTCAGAAAGTTCCCTCATGCTATTTGGCAAAGCATTAATTACATCGGATCCTCAGGAAATCTGCTAGGTGGGTGCTGacctattttgcagatgaggagagTGAGGCTGAGAAAAGCAGAGCCacatgtccaaggtcacacaaggaAGTGGTGCGGGGGGCACTCAAATTCACGTACATGATCCATCAGTTTAGGCACCTGCCTCTCTGGGAGGGGATAGTAGGACCCAGCGTTCCGAGTTTCCCCCTTACTACAATTCACCCTCCTGTGTTTCTCCTTACTCCGTTATAAATGGAGCTGAGGAGGGTGGTCGCTTGTGGGGTTCAGGACTTATGTTCAGATCACCCTAGATGGTGGTTGGAAATTTGAAGCTTTCTGATCCGGGGGTCCCAATCCAGACCCATGTGGCCATCAATGTGGGGAATTACTCCCTTCTCTTGTGCCAACCAAATGCGTTTGAAGTGTTCCAAGGGAAAGGCAAATTTCCTGGACACTgtcattgccatgagtcagaatcgactcgacggccacaagtttggctttttggtttgccATTGCCAAGAAAAACATAGTTTAGGAAAAATTTCATAGCTTATCCTTTTAAAAAGTTTCCCCAGACATTAGGCTAAGTGaaggaagtcagacacaaaagggtaCGTATCTTATGACTGTGTTTACATGTGATGTCTGGAATAGGCAGATTTATAGACAGACAGCAAATTACAAGCTGTCAGGAGCTGGGGGGGTGTGGGagtggggagtgactgcttaatgggtatgggATTTCTGTTTGGGGGGATCAGAaagttctggaactagatagGGGTAAGGGTACTTAATACTActgaattgtatattttaaaatgttttaaacgATACGTTTTATGTTATTTGTATTGTGCCTCAATTTCAAAAACGGTTTTCATttatgttttcttcatgtttcctCAACAATAGTTTTAGTATTTGGCACCCAGAAAACCTGACAGAATCTGACAAGTCAGTGGCCATTGAAGGGTTAAAGCAACATGGCAGCCACTCTTAGCCACGGGCTGGAACCAGGGAAGGTTTTGGCTTGCAGCCATGGCCCAAAATGCAGTAGGCACCTGCAGCCCCTTACCTtcattccttcttcctttccactTTCAATCAACTCGTCGATTCTTTTCCTCTCTTCAGACTGGGTGGAAAGGTAAAAAAGGCAGTGTCAGCACCCTCTCCTGGGCCGATTCTGGGGAGTGTAGCACCCCCGGACCCTGGCCTTTGAGGCCGAGCACCCGGCCCCACTGAGGGACCCTTGGGGGGGTACAGTGGGTCACAGTAGGCCTCCATGACATTGGTCCCCAAAGGATGCCAGAGCCCGCAGGTCCCCCTCCTTTTCCCCGTCTCCCACCTGTCGTGGACAATCTGTCACCTGGGGTTCACATGGACCAGGAGGGCTGCAGTGATGTCTCGAGGGCAGATTTTGACTTATGGGCATGTTTTGTTTggcccataaaaaccaaaccaaacccattgctgtcaagtcaattctgactcatagtgaccctatatgacagagtagaattgagtttccaaggaacacctggtagagtcaactgctgaccttttggttagcagccgtagctcttaaccactataccaccagggtttccttggcccATAGGggcttttgaaaaatatttagatTGTCGACATCTAAAAACCAGGAATCTGACTTGGTACTGAATTGGCTGGGGCTGACTAGAGGCTGCCCCCTGTAGATGGGGCATGTAAGCTCTGTGTCCCTGCCACGGGCCAGCTGCTATAGATGTATACATCCCTGGGGAGTCACCGCCATGGATGAAAGAGGGCCTTCCACCTGGTAGCGTTGGCACAGCCCTGCACAGAGGGCCTGGGAGGAGTGGGCACCCCCAGTCTCTCTGTTCCTTCAGGCCACAGCTTCCTGTTACTACCTCCATCCCTGACTCAGTGCCACTGCTTGGTTGGAAGCACAGGACACTAGGGAGCAAAATGGAACTGTACCAAGACATACAGAGGCCCCAAACCAGCATGGCTCCTCAGCACGGCCCTCATGCAAACCAGG
Proteins encoded in this window:
- the KMT5A gene encoding N-lysine methyltransferase KMT5A isoform X3; this translates as MSPNKCSGMRSPLQEENSVAHHEVKCQGKSLAGTYRKREEKRNTGNAIRSPVKSEEQKIKDARRGPLAPFPNQKSEAAEPPKTPASSGDATNAAIAKPTLKKPIKGKQAPRKKAQGKTQQNRKLTDFYPVRRSSRKSKAELQSEERKRIDELIESGKEEGMKIDLIDGKGRGVIATKQFLRGEFVVEYHGDLIEITDAKKREALYAQDPSTGCYMYYFQYLSKTYCVDATRETNRLGRLINHSKCGNCQTKLHDIDGVPHLILIASRDIAAGEELLYDYGDRSKASIEAYPWLKH